The Neoarius graeffei isolate fNeoGra1 chromosome 7, fNeoGra1.pri, whole genome shotgun sequence genome includes a region encoding these proteins:
- the med19b gene encoding mediator of RNA polymerase II transcription subunit 19-B isoform X4, with protein MTEIFSSLYGQSEAQGPSGPSAMGFGPGKPLPPPVPQNPVHMAVPIPHQLVDEGPPLRKPAAMNEPFYLVRELPVENELTGNTNLITHYNLEHAYNKFCGKKVKEKLSNFLPELPGMIDTTGLQDGSSLRSLIEKPPVCNNSFSPLTGTMLTGFRLHTGPLPEQYRLMHIQPPKKKSKHKHRHHRPQDPLPPETPSDSDHKKKKKKKDDDPDRKKKKKDKKKKKNRHSPDHPGMTGSQPSSSSLR; from the exons ATGACAGAAATATTTTCGTCGCTCTACGGACAAAGTGAAGCTCAGGGACCTTCGGGACCTTCTGCGATGGGGTTCGGCCCTGGGAAGCCACTTCCACCACCGGTACCCCAAAACCCAGTGCACATGGCGGTGCCCATTCCACACCAACTTGTAGATGAGGGGCCTCCTCTTCGAAAACCTGCAGCAATGAACGAACCCTTTTACCTAGTGCGAGAACTGCCAG TGGAAAATGAGCTGACTGGAAACACCAACCTCATCACACACTACAATCTGGAGCATGCATATAACAAGTTTTGTGGCAAGAAAGTTAAGGAGAAGCTCAGCAACTTCCTCCCAGAGCTCCCTG GTATGATAGACACAACAGGTCTTCAGGATGGAAGTTCTTTGCGCTCCCTTATAGAGAAGCCACCAGTATGCAATAACTCCTTCAGTCCTCTTACTGGAACCATGCTCACTGGGTTCCGACTACACACAGGCCCT CTTCCTGAGCAATACAGACTGATGCACATTCAGCCCCCGAAGAAGAAGAgcaaacataaacacagacaccACCGGCCACAGGACCCCTTACCTCCAG AAACACCGTCAGACTCAGACcacaagaaaaagaagaagaagaaggatgatGATCCtgatagaaagaaaaagaagaaggataagaagaaaaagaag AACCGTCACAGTCCTGATCACCCAGGCATGACCGGCTCTCAGCCAAGCAGCAGCAGTCTGAGATAG
- the med19b gene encoding mediator of RNA polymerase II transcription subunit 19-B isoform X2, with amino-acid sequence MTEIFSSLYGQSEAQGPSGPSAMGFGPGKPLPPPVPQNPVHMAVPIPHQLVDEGPPLRKPAAMNEPFYLVRELPGCVRYPPSHQVENELTGNTNLITHYNLEHAYNKFCGKKVKEKLSNFLPELPGMIDTTGLQDGSSLRSLIEKPPVCNNSFSPLTGTMLTGFRLHTGPLPEQYRLMHIQPPKKKSKHKHRHHRPQDPLPPETPSDSDHKKKKKKKDDDPDRKKKKKDKKKKKNRHSPDHPGMTGSQPSSSSLR; translated from the exons ATGACAGAAATATTTTCGTCGCTCTACGGACAAAGTGAAGCTCAGGGACCTTCGGGACCTTCTGCGATGGGGTTCGGCCCTGGGAAGCCACTTCCACCACCGGTACCCCAAAACCCAGTGCACATGGCGGTGCCCATTCCACACCAACTTGTAGATGAGGGGCCTCCTCTTCGAAAACCTGCAGCAATGAACGAACCCTTTTACCTAGTGCGAGAACTGCCAG GATGTGTCAGATATCCTCCGTCTcatcaag TGGAAAATGAGCTGACTGGAAACACCAACCTCATCACACACTACAATCTGGAGCATGCATATAACAAGTTTTGTGGCAAGAAAGTTAAGGAGAAGCTCAGCAACTTCCTCCCAGAGCTCCCTG GTATGATAGACACAACAGGTCTTCAGGATGGAAGTTCTTTGCGCTCCCTTATAGAGAAGCCACCAGTATGCAATAACTCCTTCAGTCCTCTTACTGGAACCATGCTCACTGGGTTCCGACTACACACAGGCCCT CTTCCTGAGCAATACAGACTGATGCACATTCAGCCCCCGAAGAAGAAGAgcaaacataaacacagacaccACCGGCCACAGGACCCCTTACCTCCAG AAACACCGTCAGACTCAGACcacaagaaaaagaagaagaagaaggatgatGATCCtgatagaaagaaaaagaagaaggataagaagaaaaagaag AACCGTCACAGTCCTGATCACCCAGGCATGACCGGCTCTCAGCCAAGCAGCAGCAGTCTGAGATAG